A window of the Cicer arietinum cultivar CDC Frontier isolate Library 1 chromosome 6, Cicar.CDCFrontier_v2.0, whole genome shotgun sequence genome harbors these coding sequences:
- the LOC101502045 gene encoding kinesin-like protein KIN-14N codes for MVTKNQNRPPLSLSSTSPTPSKFQNFVGDEHLLDKEQLVEAEKMVETPINGRTRQAFKVVNGGHELSPNSAPPSNAGSDYGIIEFTREDVEALLNEKAKKKDRFNYKERCENMVDYIKRLKVCIRWFQDLEINYSLEQEKLKNSLEMTQQKSIEIELLLKIKEDELNSIIVEMRRNCSSLQEKLIKEEAEKSIAVESLVKEREARLDIERSQTIQSANQKISSLNDMYKRLQEYITSLQQYNGKLHTELSSVEDELKRVEKEKANVAENISMLRGQLTLSISSQEEATKQKDALASEVASLRGELQQVRDDRDRQLSQAENLNAEFVQLKESRETSCIELDNLTLKANELEEKCSLKGNQLKALKEQLAAAEKKLQVSDISVYETRTEFEGQQKFVDELQRRLEDAEYKLIEGERLRKKLHNTILELKGNIRVFCRVRPLLADESRSTEGKIFSYPTLMEASGRAIDLTQNGQKHSFTFDKVFIPETSQEEVFVEISQLVQSALDGYKVCIFAYGQTGSGKTYTMMGRPGHPEEKGLIPRSLEQIFQTKQSQQPQGWKYEMQVSMLEIYNETIRDLIPTHRSSSDTTRLENGTPGKQYTIKHDASGNTQVSDLTVVDVQSAKEVAFLLNQAANSRSVGKTQMNEQSSRSHFVFTLRIYGVNESTDQQVQGVLNLIDLAGSERLSKSGSTGDRLKETQAINRSLSSLSDVIFALAKKEDHVPFRNSKLTYLLQPCLGGDSKTLMFVNISPDPSSVSESLCSLRFASRVNACEIGTPRRQTNGRATDSRLSYF; via the exons ATGGTCACCAAAAACCAAAACCGTCCTCCATTATCACTCTCATCCACATCTCCAACCCCTTCAAAG TTTCAGAATTTTGTGGGAGATGAGCACCTGCTAGATAAAGAGCAACTAGTTGAAGCAGAAAAAATGGTGGAGACTCCAATTAATGGAAGAACAAGACAAGCTTTCAAAGTTGTAAATGGCGGGCACGAACTTAGCCCAAATAGTGCTCCTCCAAGCAATGCTGGATCAGATTATGGTATAATAGAATTCACTAGAGAGGATGTAGAAGCATTGCTAAATGAAAAAGCCAAAAAGAAAGACAGGTTTAATTATAag GaaagatgtgaaaatatggTGGATTATATAAAAAGGCTTAAGGTTTGTATCAGATGGTTCCAAGACCTTGAGATAAACTACTCATTAGAGCAGGAAAAGTTAAAGAATTCACTGGAAATGACCCAGCAAAAAAGTATAGAAATTG aGTTGCTGCTTAAAATCAAGGAAGATGAACTGAATTCAATTATTGTAGAAATGAGAAGGAATTGCAGTTCTTTACAAGAGAAATTGATAAAGGAAGAAGCAGAGAAGTCG ATTGCAGTGGAATCTCTTGTTAAAGAGAGAGAGGCAAGGCTTGATATTGAGAGGTCACAGACT ATTCAAAGTGCAAATCAGAAg ATATCATCGCTCAATGACATGTATAAGCGGTTACAAGAATACATAACAAGTTTACAACAGTACAATGGAAAACTTCATACAGAGCTTTCATCAGTTGAAGATGAACTCAAACGTGTAGAGAAAGAGAAGGCTAATGTAGCAGAGAACATCTCTATGTTAAGGGGTCAACTTACTCTATCCATT TCTTCTCAAGAAGAGGCCACAAAACAGAAGGATGCTCTTGCTAGTGAAGTTGCTTCTCTTAGAGGAGAGTTGCAACAAGTAAGAGATGACCGAGACCGTCAATTATCTCAAGCGGAAAATTTAAATGCTGAATTCGTGCAATTAAAAGAATCTAGAGAAACCTCCTGCATTGAATTGGacaacttgacattaaaagcAAATGAGCTGGAG GAAAAATGTTCTTTGAAAGGTAATCAACTAAAGGCATTGAAAGAACAGTTAGCAGCTGCAGAGAAGAAACTGCAG GTGtctgatatatctgtatatgagACAAGGACAGAATTTGAAGGGCAACAAAAGTTTGTTGATGAGTTGCAAAGACGCTTGGAAGATGCAGAATACAAACTTATAGAAGGGGAAAGGCTGAGGAAAAAATTACACAATACCATTTTG GAGTTAAAAGGGAACATCCGCGTATTCTGTCGGGTGAGGCCTTTGTTGGCTGATGAAAGTCGTAGCACAGAAGGAAAGATATTCAGTTATCCAACATTGATGGAAGCTTCTGGAAGAGCAATTGACCTAACCCAAAATG GCCAGAAACATTCTTTTacatttgataaagtttttaTACCAGAGACATCACAAGAAGAAGTTTTTGTAGAAATTTCACAACTTGTACAAAGTGCTCTTGATGGTTATAAG GTTTGCATCTTCGCCTATGGTCAAACAGGATCAGGGAAAACCTATACAATGATGGGAAGACCTGGACATCCGGAAGAAAAGGGATTGATACCTCGTTCGTtagaacaaatatttcaaacaaaacagTCTCAGCAACCTCAAGGATGGAAATACGAGATGCAG GTGTCAATGTTGGAAATATACAATGAAACCATTCGTGATCTGATACCTACACATAGATCCTCGTCGGATACAACACGCCTGGAAAATGGTACTCCTGGAAAGCAATATACAATCAAACATGATGCAAGTGGAAATACACAAGTTTCTGATCTTACAGTAGTGGATGTTCAGAGTGCGAAAGAAGTCGCGTTTCTTTTAAATCAAGCTGCAAATAGCAG ATCTGTGGGAAAAACTCAGATGAATGAACAATCATCAAGAAGTCATTTTGTGTTCACTCTACGAATATACGGTGTAAATGAG AGCACTGATCAACAAGTACAAGGTGTTCTGAATCTAATTGACCTTGCTGGTAGCGAGCGTCTTTCGAAGAGTGGTTCAACAGGTGACCGGTTGAAAGAAACTCAG GCAATCAATAGAAGCTTGTCATCATTGAGTGATGTCATATTTGCCTTGGCCAAGAAGGAAGATCATGTGCCATTCAGGAACTCAAAGCTTACATATCTGCTCCAA CCTTGTCTAGGTGGAGACTCCAAGACACTAATGTTTGTAAACATTTCACCCGATCCTTCTTCGGTTAGCGAGTCACTATGCTCACTTAGGTTTGCTTCGAGAGTAAATGCTTGTGAGATTGGAACACCTCGTCGCCAGACCAATGGTCGTGCGACAGACTCTCGTTTGAGCTATTTCTGA
- the LOC101514936 gene encoding thioredoxin-like protein CXXS1, with amino-acid sequence MGGNKKSKVVEIDSRESWEHYIIEATNKGCLVMVHFSAYWCMPSIAMNPFFEEMASTYQDVIFLKVDVDEVKEVASKMEIKAMPTFLLMSGRTPVDKAVGANPNEIRKRLDHFIHQKLVLSPNHSTEQNLPEL; translated from the exons ATGGGTGGGAACAAAAAGTCCAAGGTTGTGGAAATTGACTCAAGGGAATCATGGGAACACTACATCATTGAAGCTACCAATAAAGGATGTCTT GTTATGGTTCATTTCTCTGCTTATTGGTGCATGCCATCTATAGCTATGAACCCTTTCTTTGAAGAAATGGCATCCACCTATCAAGATGTCATCTTTCTTAAGGTGGATGTGGACGAAGTTAAG GAAGTAGCCTCCAAGATGGAAATCAAAGCCATGCCTACCTTTTTATTGATGAGTGGAAGAACTCCAGTGGATAAAGCTGTTGGTGCAAATCCAAATGAAATAAGGAAAAGGTTGGATCATTTTATTCACCAAAAACTCGTTCTTTCTCCAAATCATTCTACTGAACAGAATTTGCCAGAGCTGTAA